The genomic interval GTGTTGCGGACCATGAACTCCTTGAGGATGTCGTTCTGGATCGTGCCCGAGAGCTTGTCGGGCGAGACGCCCTGCTCTTCAGCCGCAACGATATAGAGCGCCAGCACGGGAAGCACCGCGCCGTTCATGGTCATGGACACGCTCATCTTGTCGAGGGGAATGCCGTCGAAGAGCGTGCGCATGTCGAAGATCGAATCGATGGCCACGCCCGCCATGCCCACGTCGCCGTGGACGCGCGGGTGGTCGGAGTCGTAGCCGCGGTGGGTCGCCAGGTCGAAGGCCACCGAGAGCCCCTTCTGCCCGGCCGCCAGGTTGCGGCGGTAGAAGGCGTTGGAGTCCTCGGCCGTCGAGAAACCGGCGTACTGGCGCACGGTCCACGGGCGCTGCACATACATGGTGGGATACGGCCCGCGCAGAAACGGCGGCAGGCCCGGCAGGGTGTCGAGATGGTCGAGCCCCTTGTAGTCGGCCGCACTGTAGAGCGGGCGGACCTTCACACTCTCGGGCGTCTCCCAGGTCATCTCTTCGGGACTCGAATGGGTCTCGGCCTTGAAGCTTTTGGCCCACTCGCCGAGGTCTGCCAAGCCGGCGCCGGGCTTGTCGCTCTCAAATGCGATCTTCGTAAAGTCGGGGATCTTGCTCATGCCGCACCTCCCTGGACGCCCAGATGCGCCAGTGCTCCGCCCACCGAGTCGAGCACGTTGCAGCCGACGAAGACGAATTCCTCGACGCCGGCCTTGCGATAGGTTTCTTCGTTCTCACCGGGGTTGCCGGCCAGATAGATGCGGCTGGCGCCGGCATCCCTGAGCGCCGGGGCGAAGCTCGCCACCAGCTCCGCGTACTGGTCGTCGCTGCCGCAGAGCACGGCGATCTTCGCGCCGCTCTCCTTGAAGGCAGCGGCCATGGCCGCCGGGTCGGAGAATCCGTCATTGCCCAGCGCCAGGATGCCGCCGGCCTCGAAGAAGTTCTTGGCGTAGCTCG from Chrysiogenia bacterium carries:
- a CDS encoding methylmalonyl-CoA mutase (MDM; functions in conversion of succinate to propionate); the encoded protein is MSKIPDFTKIAFESDKPGAGLADLGEWAKSFKAETHSSPEEMTWETPESVKVRPLYSAADYKGLDHLDTLPGLPPFLRGPYPTMYVQRPWTVRQYAGFSTAEDSNAFYRRNLAAGQKGLSVAFDLATHRGYDSDHPRVHGDVGMAGVAIDSIFDMRTLFDGIPLDKMSVSMTMNGAVLPVLALYIVAAEEQGVSPDKLSGTIQNDILKEFMVRNTYIYPPTPSMRIISDIFGYTSRNMPKFNSISISGYHMQEAGATADLELAYTLADGVEYVRAGIEAGLDVDAFAPRLSFFWAIG